In Candidatus Margulisiibacteriota bacterium, a single genomic region encodes these proteins:
- a CDS encoding GNAT family N-acetyltransferase, translating to MNQVTNKIELKKALGKDVAYIYALYNEEIHTTWSEDDFHLFRKENNKDLYKILLNENCVGFIMLVRVKPEADLINIAVAKPLQSIGIGTMALEKLYGQLRKKGINKINLEVKKDSKAHKFYLKNGFLTTGCREKYYIDQTDAILMLKNI from the coding sequence ATGAACCAGGTAACCAACAAAATTGAATTAAAAAAAGCATTGGGTAAAGATGTGGCCTATATTTACGCCTTATATAATGAAGAGATACACACCACTTGGAGCGAAGATGATTTTCATTTGTTCCGTAAAGAAAACAATAAAGATTTATATAAAATATTACTCAACGAGAATTGTGTGGGCTTCATAATGCTGGTCAGAGTTAAGCCCGAAGCCGATTTGATAAACATTGCCGTTGCCAAGCCATTGCAAAGCATAGGGATAGGAACAATGGCCCTGGAAAAGCTCTATGGCCAGCTCAGGAAAAAAGGTATAAATAAAATCAATCTGGAAGTAAAAAAAGACAGTAAAGCTCATAAGTTTTATTTGAAGAACGGATTTTTGACGACCGGTTGTCGAGAAAAATATTACATAGATCAAACTGACGCTATCCTGATGTTAAAAAATATCTGA
- the dnaJ gene encoding molecular chaperone DnaJ, which produces MSSKDYYAVLGINKNATDAEIKSAFRSLARKYHPDVNKDHTSQEKFKEINEAYQVLSDADKRRKYDQFGTVDGFDFGSAGFGGAGFSGFGDIFGNLGDIFEEFGFGGFGDAFGGRGASRSRSSGQTARKGEDIRVDASITLEEVANGVEKEIHVRHLDTCDHCAGTGSRSKKSAQSCQTCGGRGEVRQTRQSILGTISQVTPCPACHGEGKVVTDPCTNCSGSGRMAKSKTLKVKIPAGVETGSKLRVSGEGNVGQRGAQHGDLYVYIEVKKHALYERDGDDIHSKHIVSFSQAALGDEMDIQTLYGTIKLKVPAATQSHTVFRLKGKGIQHLQHHGQGDHYVTIIVETPKTLSNDEKTIYEYLAYLRKEKNSLAKGNIKEKIKKLFK; this is translated from the coding sequence ATGAGCTCAAAAGATTACTATGCCGTACTTGGTATAAACAAGAATGCCACTGACGCGGAAATTAAAAGCGCTTTTCGCAGCCTGGCCAGAAAATATCATCCGGACGTAAATAAAGACCACACATCTCAGGAAAAATTTAAAGAAATAAACGAAGCTTATCAGGTCTTAAGTGACGCTGACAAGCGCAGGAAATATGACCAGTTTGGAACAGTTGACGGTTTTGATTTCGGAAGTGCCGGTTTTGGCGGTGCCGGATTTAGCGGCTTCGGTGATATTTTTGGTAATCTCGGTGATATTTTTGAAGAATTCGGTTTTGGTGGATTTGGCGATGCTTTCGGTGGCAGGGGGGCTTCTCGTTCGCGTTCTTCGGGACAGACCGCAAGAAAAGGTGAGGATATACGTGTTGACGCCAGCATTACTCTGGAAGAAGTCGCCAACGGTGTGGAAAAAGAAATACACGTAAGACATCTTGATACTTGCGATCATTGCGCGGGAACAGGCTCCAGAAGTAAAAAAAGCGCTCAATCCTGCCAGACCTGCGGTGGACGTGGAGAAGTGCGCCAGACCAGACAATCAATTCTGGGCACCATCAGCCAGGTTACGCCCTGTCCGGCATGTCATGGTGAAGGCAAGGTTGTGACCGATCCTTGTACCAATTGCAGCGGATCAGGTCGTATGGCCAAAAGTAAAACATTAAAAGTTAAAATTCCGGCTGGTGTTGAAACCGGTTCCAAATTGCGGGTCTCAGGAGAAGGGAATGTGGGCCAACGAGGTGCCCAACATGGGGATTTGTACGTTTATATAGAAGTAAAGAAACATGCTTTGTATGAAAGGGATGGAGACGATATACACAGCAAGCATATTGTTAGTTTTTCTCAGGCTGCTCTTGGAGATGAGATGGATATTCAAACTTTATACGGTACTATTAAACTTAAAGTGCCTGCAGCCACTCAATCGCATACGGTATTTCGCTTAAAGGGCAAAGGCATACAACATTTACAGCATCATGGTCAGGGTGACCATTATGTAACAATTATCGTGGAAACACCCAAAACTTTAAGTAATGATGAAAAGACGATTTATGAATATCTTGCTTATCTGAGAAAAGAAAAAAATTCTTTAGCCAAAGGTAATATTAAGGAAAAGATAAAAAAATTATTCAAATAG
- the hrcA gene encoding heat-inducible transcriptional repressor HrcA, which translates to MNRKDIIMQALIKDYIDNGEPLSSALLVDKTNLDLSSATMRNELANLEKEGFVKHLHTSSGRIPTDKGYRYYVDHLMNRDNQLKVQEAEYLQNMLEDVSTSIDKVLAYTAQILSQMTKYPIILIAENQHKNILKFIQLVLLNVHQILLVVLNNYGENFQEIIHFEKLAITQEELNKVSEVLNNVCSDIPLDNLGPVFMENMERVKVRFTAYEDILVKIFSAIRKSSALLSSKHVFIENSHNLLAYPEFQEIETLRKINTVLEDKNKVISLFQDQLVEKINSCIGSEHKVDELSPTSLVYGNLTVENENIAKVGVLGPVRMNYDNIFGVVDHTVKVLKRKFLQLFR; encoded by the coding sequence ATGAACAGAAAAGATATTATTATGCAGGCTCTGATCAAGGATTATATCGATAATGGAGAACCCTTGTCTTCCGCTCTGCTTGTGGATAAGACCAATCTGGACCTGAGCAGCGCAACCATGCGCAACGAGCTGGCCAATCTGGAAAAAGAAGGTTTCGTAAAGCATTTGCATACATCTTCGGGCCGCATACCTACAGATAAGGGTTATCGTTATTATGTAGACCATTTAATGAACAGAGATAATCAGCTTAAGGTGCAGGAAGCTGAATATTTGCAAAATATGCTGGAAGACGTTTCTACCAGTATTGATAAGGTCCTTGCTTATACAGCCCAGATACTTTCGCAGATGACCAAATACCCCATTATTTTGATAGCGGAAAATCAGCATAAAAATATTTTAAAGTTTATTCAACTGGTGCTTCTTAATGTTCACCAGATTTTACTGGTAGTATTGAATAATTACGGTGAAAATTTTCAGGAAATAATTCATTTTGAGAAGCTGGCCATTACCCAGGAGGAACTGAATAAGGTATCGGAAGTTCTGAATAATGTTTGTTCCGATATACCGCTGGACAATCTGGGCCCGGTTTTTATGGAAAATATGGAAAGAGTAAAGGTCAGGTTTACCGCCTATGAAGATATTCTTGTAAAAATTTTTTCTGCTATTAGAAAAAGTTCAGCATTACTCAGTTCGAAACATGTATTTATTGAAAACAGCCATAATCTGCTGGCTTATCCGGAATTTCAGGAAATTGAAACACTCAGGAAAATTAACACCGTACTGGAAGACAAAAACAAAGTTATCAGTCTTTTTCAGGATCAACTGGTGGAGAAAATAAATTCCTGTATCGGTTCAGAGCATAAAGTCGATGAACTTTCTCCTACTTCTCTGGTTTATGGGAATCTGACGGTTGAAAATGAAAACATCGCCAAGGTTGGCGTTTTAGGCCCGGTACGCATGAATTACGATAATATTTTCGGGGTAGTGGACCATACGGTGAAAGTTTTGAAAAGAAAATTTTTACAATTATTCAGGTGA
- the speD gene encoding adenosylmethionine decarboxylase, whose protein sequence is MKELGKHLIVELYNCDKKLINDLNHVEKVLLDAAIVAKATVVEHKFHKFSPHGISGVIIIAESHFAIHTWPEFGYCAVDVFTCGDLTDNPAAMEFIKKGLKAEYHSVIEMKRGILNLPDDQIKHKP, encoded by the coding sequence ATGAAAGAACTGGGTAAGCATTTGATCGTTGAGCTTTATAATTGTGACAAGAAGCTTATTAACGATTTAAATCACGTTGAAAAAGTTTTGCTGGATGCGGCCATCGTAGCTAAAGCAACTGTCGTTGAGCATAAGTTTCACAAATTTTCCCCCCATGGTATAAGCGGAGTCATTATAATAGCCGAATCGCATTTTGCCATTCATACCTGGCCGGAATTCGGTTACTGCGCTGTGGATGTGTTTACCTGCGGTGATCTTACCGACAATCCGGCAGCTATGGAATTTATAAAAAAAGGTTTAAAAGCCGAATATCATTCAGTAATAGAAATGAAAAGAGGTATTCTCAATTTACCTGATGACCAGATAAAGCACAAACCTTGA
- the grpE gene encoding nucleotide exchange factor GrpE gives MYHEHHHKEYKQQNHKDNEDVEKELKDIEPEQETDVEDVIEEIIEGKQLPADQKIEPEIIPEKVDINELAGQIKHKKEHHHKGEELSKKDTEINFLKDQLLRHKADFDNYRKRMENDKREFSKYALEKSLLDFLPIVDSFDRALHPENQEKIDAQKIYQGFELINKQLTDFLNKQGVTEIVTKDQKFDPYYHQAVSQEKKEGVEKGQIIKEYQKGYLFHKKVLRPSMVVVAE, from the coding sequence ATGTACCACGAACATCATCATAAAGAATATAAACAACAAAATCATAAAGATAATGAGGATGTAGAGAAGGAACTGAAAGATATTGAGCCGGAACAGGAAACTGATGTTGAAGATGTAATAGAAGAAATTATTGAGGGAAAGCAGTTGCCGGCTGACCAGAAAATTGAACCGGAAATTATTCCGGAAAAAGTTGATATAAACGAATTGGCCGGTCAGATTAAACATAAAAAGGAACATCATCATAAAGGAGAAGAACTGTCCAAAAAAGATACTGAAATTAATTTTTTAAAAGACCAGCTCCTCAGGCATAAAGCTGATTTTGATAATTACAGAAAACGCATGGAAAATGATAAACGTGAGTTTTCCAAATACGCTCTGGAAAAATCATTGCTCGATTTCCTGCCGATTGTTGACAGTTTCGACCGTGCTTTACATCCTGAAAACCAGGAAAAAATTGATGCACAGAAAATTTATCAGGGGTTTGAGCTGATTAATAAACAACTCACTGATTTTTTAAACAAACAGGGCGTAACTGAAATAGTTACTAAGGACCAAAAGTTTGATCCTTATTATCATCAGGCTGTATCCCAGGAAAAAAAAGAAGGTGTGGAAAAAGGACAAATTATTAAAGAATATCAAAAAGGTTATTTATTTCACAAAAAAGTTTTGCGACCCTCTATGGTCGTGGTTGCAGAATAA
- the tsaB gene encoding tRNA (adenosine(37)-N6)-threonylcarbamoyltransferase complex dimerization subunit type 1 TsaB, with product MLRAGISTVSQHFSVCLMDDEKVLSELQLYKESLDDLLDVLHRFFIEAGYTLDDVEEWVIVNGPGSYAGIRIGLSVIKTMAFVKNKPVKVVNTIELLAFQNRHYKGLIVAVMDSRKDEVNFGIYGGQPFNILLKQETIRLDVLLVKLGIIEGDYIIVGDLKSVPAEFEKHFFRTLPSAREAILLSFQKPVLDLAEVLPIYAYPVNISKGKA from the coding sequence ATGCTTAGAGCGGGAATATCCACAGTCAGTCAGCATTTCAGCGTTTGTTTGATGGATGATGAAAAAGTGTTGAGCGAGCTGCAGTTGTACAAAGAAAGCCTGGACGACCTGCTGGATGTGCTGCACAGGTTTTTTATCGAAGCCGGATACACTCTGGATGATGTTGAGGAATGGGTAATAGTTAACGGACCTGGCAGTTATGCCGGTATTCGTATAGGGTTATCAGTAATCAAAACCATGGCTTTCGTAAAAAATAAACCCGTGAAAGTTGTTAATACCATTGAACTTTTGGCTTTTCAGAACAGACATTATAAAGGCCTGATAGTAGCTGTTATGGATTCAAGAAAAGACGAAGTAAATTTCGGGATATACGGAGGACAGCCATTTAATATACTATTAAAACAGGAAACAATCAGGCTTGATGTTTTGCTGGTGAAATTAGGGATAATAGAGGGAGATTATATAATTGTGGGAGATTTAAAATCTGTTCCTGCGGAATTCGAAAAACACTTCTTCAGAACGCTGCCTTCGGCCAGAGAAGCTATACTTCTGTCTTTTCAAAAGCCGGTACTGGATTTAGCTGAAGTTTTGCCTATATACGCTTATCCGGTAAATATCAGTAAAGGAAAAGCATGA
- the dnaK gene encoding molecular chaperone DnaK, producing the protein MGKIIGIDLGTTNSCVAVMEGGNAVVIANAEGGRTTPSVVAFTKDGERLVGQVAKRQSITNPKHTVYSIKRFMGRKHNEVKEEEKMVPYKVIDGKNGDAAVDIEGKAYTPPEISAMILKKLKTDAEAYLGEKVTQAVITVPAYFNDSQRQATKDAGTIAGLEVLRIINEPTAASLAYGLDKKKKNEKIAVYDFGGGTFDISILELGDGVFEVLSTNGDTHLGGDNVDQELIDWLVKEFKKDNGVDLSKDNMALQRLKEAAEKAKIELSTAQSTDINLPFITADQTGPKHLNVSLTRSTFEQMIEKYVTRSINPTKQALKDANVTVDDIDEVVLVGGMTRMPLIQKAVKELFKKEPNKSVNPDEVVALGAAIQGGVLGGEVKDIVLLDVTPLSLGIETLGGVFTKIIDKNTTIPVSKSQVFSTAADSQDSVEVHVLQGERPMATDNRTLGKFHLNGIPPAPRGVPQIEVTFDIDANGIVHVKAKDKGTGREQKITITNSSGLSKDEIEKMRKAAEEHEQEDKQKVELIEVRNQGDSLSYQAEKLLKDNADKIDATLKTKIEDAVKELREVLKKDELGLIKTKTEELQKIVYELSAKMYESAQAQGQPEAAPGGSEAKTEEGPQAQQSAEAESEKKADEKVVDAEFEETDDKK; encoded by the coding sequence ATGGGGAAAATTATTGGAATAGATTTAGGTACGACAAACTCTTGTGTGGCGGTAATGGAAGGTGGAAACGCTGTTGTAATAGCCAATGCCGAAGGAGGACGCACAACTCCGTCTGTAGTGGCTTTTACCAAAGACGGTGAAAGATTGGTGGGCCAGGTGGCTAAAAGACAGTCCATAACCAACCCGAAGCATACTGTTTACTCCATAAAACGTTTCATGGGACGTAAACACAACGAAGTAAAAGAAGAAGAAAAGATGGTGCCCTATAAGGTTATAGATGGCAAAAACGGCGACGCCGCTGTGGATATTGAAGGCAAAGCTTATACACCGCCTGAAATTTCAGCCATGATCCTGAAAAAACTGAAAACCGATGCCGAAGCATATCTGGGAGAAAAAGTAACACAGGCGGTTATTACCGTACCTGCTTATTTTAATGACAGCCAAAGACAGGCTACGAAAGATGCCGGAACCATTGCCGGGCTGGAAGTATTGCGTATTATCAACGAACCTACTGCGGCTTCTTTGGCATATGGTTTGGACAAAAAAAAGAAAAATGAAAAAATCGCCGTATACGATTTCGGTGGCGGTACATTTGATATCTCAATTCTGGAATTAGGTGACGGCGTTTTTGAAGTACTTTCCACTAATGGCGATACCCATCTGGGCGGCGACAATGTGGACCAGGAACTTATAGATTGGCTGGTAAAGGAATTCAAGAAGGATAATGGTGTTGATCTATCTAAGGACAATATGGCACTGCAACGTTTAAAAGAAGCAGCTGAAAAGGCAAAAATCGAACTTTCTACAGCTCAGTCCACAGATATTAATTTGCCGTTTATTACAGCAGACCAGACCGGCCCCAAACATTTGAATGTGAGCCTGACCAGGTCAACATTTGAGCAAATGATTGAAAAATATGTCACCAGAAGTATTAATCCGACCAAACAGGCTTTAAAAGACGCCAACGTTACCGTGGATGATATTGATGAGGTTGTGCTTGTTGGCGGTATGACCAGAATGCCACTTATTCAGAAAGCCGTAAAGGAACTTTTCAAAAAAGAACCAAACAAAAGCGTAAACCCTGATGAAGTTGTTGCGCTGGGTGCAGCAATTCAAGGCGGAGTATTGGGCGGTGAAGTGAAAGATATAGTTTTACTGGATGTTACGCCATTGTCGCTTGGCATAGAAACCCTGGGCGGCGTATTTACCAAAATTATCGACAAGAACACCACGATCCCGGTGTCCAAGAGCCAGGTATTCAGTACAGCTGCAGATAGCCAGGATAGTGTGGAAGTTCATGTCTTGCAAGGTGAAAGACCCATGGCTACGGATAACCGTACTCTGGGGAAATTTCATCTGAACGGAATTCCACCTGCGCCCAGAGGAGTACCGCAGATTGAAGTAACCTTTGATATCGACGCCAACGGTATTGTACACGTTAAAGCCAAAGACAAAGGCACAGGCAGAGAACAAAAGATTACCATTACCAACTCTTCAGGTCTTAGCAAGGATGAGATTGAAAAAATGAGAAAAGCTGCAGAAGAACATGAGCAGGAAGACAAGCAGAAGGTAGAGTTGATTGAAGTCAGAAACCAGGGTGACAGTCTGTCTTATCAGGCTGAAAAATTGCTTAAGGATAATGCGGACAAGATTGACGCTACCTTGAAGACAAAGATTGAAGACGCAGTCAAAGAATTACGTGAAGTTTTAAAGAAAGATGAACTCGGGTTAATTAAAACCAAAACTGAAGAACTCCAGAAAATAGTTTATGAGCTGTCCGCAAAAATGTATGAATCGGCTCAAGCACAGGGTCAGCCGGAAGCAGCTCCCGGTGGAAGTGAAGCCAAAACAGAAGAAGGACCTCAGGCGCAGCAGTCTGCAGAAGCTGAAAGTGAAAAAAAAGCTGATGAAAAAGTAGTTGACGCCGAATTTGAAGAAACGGACGACAAGAAGTAA